The following are encoded together in the candidate division KSB1 bacterium genome:
- a CDS encoding lipoate--protein ligase family protein → MRPWRLLDTGFADGAYHMALDAAMARGGWTHVPSLRFFRWRPYCISLGYHQAADEVDLARCRAAGYEVARRPTAGRAILHAEELTYSVVIPAGHPWYDILPLDLYRRISEALVAGLAVLGVAARFAPGERLHQDGRPLRMSCFASAARNEVIVAGRKIVGSAQRRFREGVLQHGSLILQDGHEQLPAFLKGETATVAAERQRLLEHTITLAAAAGRVITFAEAAQAVRRGFAEALDIELAEGAVQPEEQALAEAWRERYSILTIKSLEEKSCESLALS, encoded by the coding sequence ATGAGGCCCTGGCGATTGCTTGATACCGGCTTTGCTGACGGCGCTTATCACATGGCGCTCGATGCGGCGATGGCGCGCGGCGGTTGGACGCACGTGCCGAGCCTGCGCTTTTTCCGCTGGCGACCTTATTGCATTTCGCTCGGCTATCATCAAGCGGCGGACGAGGTCGATCTCGCCAGGTGCCGGGCCGCGGGTTATGAAGTGGCGCGCCGGCCCACCGCCGGCCGGGCCATTCTGCATGCCGAGGAATTGACCTACAGCGTGGTGATCCCCGCGGGACATCCGTGGTATGACATCCTGCCGCTGGATTTGTACCGCAGGATCAGCGAAGCACTGGTGGCGGGTTTGGCCGTGCTCGGGGTGGCCGCCAGATTTGCGCCGGGCGAGCGGCTGCACCAGGATGGCCGGCCGCTGCGCATGTCCTGTTTTGCCAGTGCGGCACGCAATGAAGTCATTGTTGCCGGCCGGAAAATCGTGGGCAGTGCGCAACGCCGTTTTCGCGAGGGGGTGTTGCAACACGGCTCGCTCATCCTGCAGGATGGGCACGAGCAGTTGCCCGCTTTTCTCAAAGGCGAGACGGCCACGGTGGCGGCGGAACGCCAACGGTTGCTCGAACATACCATCACACTGGCGGCCGCCGCCGGCCGGGTGATCACCTTCGCAGAAGCCGCGCAGGCGGTGCGGCGCGGTTTTGCAGAAGCCCTGGATATTGAATTGGCAGAAGGCGCAGTGCAGCCGGAAGAGCAGGCGTTGGCAGAAGCCTGGCGCGAACGGTACAGCATTCTTACCATCAAATCCCTGGAGGAAAAATCATGCGAAAGCTTGGCGTTGTCCTGA
- the lpxA gene encoding acyl-ACP--UDP-N-acetylglucosamine O-acyltransferase → MANIHPTAIVDPAAEIASDVTIGAYAIVEANVQIGPGCEIKPHVHLASGTRLGRNCRVFTGAVIGSVPQDLKFGGEETTVHIGDRTTIREFATINRGTKDHRETRVGSDCLIMSYAHVAHDCIIGNHCILANAVNLAGHVVLEDWAGIGGMVPVHQFVRIGQHSFIGGGYRVSKDVPPYILAVNEPLIYAGLNAVGLRRRGFTEEQLLALKRAYKILFKSGLNVSQALARLRAAGELTPEVKAVIEFVEKSERGIIGGGHRHARGARAAAANDSDSD, encoded by the coding sequence GTGGCGAATATTCATCCGACGGCGATCGTTGATCCGGCCGCAGAGATTGCCTCCGATGTGACCATCGGAGCGTATGCGATTGTGGAGGCCAATGTTCAGATCGGGCCGGGTTGTGAAATCAAGCCGCATGTGCATCTGGCGTCGGGCACACGACTGGGCCGGAACTGCCGGGTGTTCACCGGCGCGGTGATCGGTTCCGTGCCGCAGGATTTGAAATTTGGCGGCGAGGAGACCACGGTGCACATCGGCGACCGCACCACCATTCGCGAGTTCGCCACCATCAATCGCGGCACCAAAGATCACCGCGAAACGCGCGTGGGCAGTGACTGTCTGATCATGTCGTATGCCCACGTCGCGCACGACTGCATCATCGGCAATCACTGCATTCTCGCCAATGCCGTCAATCTCGCCGGCCATGTGGTGCTGGAGGACTGGGCGGGCATCGGCGGCATGGTGCCGGTGCACCAGTTTGTGCGCATCGGCCAGCACAGTTTCATCGGCGGCGGCTATCGAGTGTCCAAAGACGTGCCGCCTTACATTCTGGCGGTGAATGAGCCGCTGATCTACGCCGGATTGAATGCCGTGGGTTTGCGGCGCCGCGGCTTCACCGAAGAACAACTGCTGGCGCTCAAGCGCGCCTACAAAATTTTGTTCAAATCCGGCCTGAATGTCAGCCAGGCACTCGCGCGGCTGCGCGCCGCCGGCGAGCTGACGCCGGAGGTGAAAGCCGTGATCGAGTTCGTGGAAAAGAGCGAGCGCGGGATCATTGGCGGCGGGCACAGGCATGCCCGGGGGGCGCGCGCGGCCGCGGCCAATGATTCTGATTCCGATTGA